The following is a genomic window from Paenibacillus thiaminolyticus.
GTTCAAGTTTTGCCTTCGCCAACTCCGCGCCCAAGCTGTCGATGACGCTTTGCTGTTTAATATTTTTGATTTTCATTTGTGTCAGTTCTTGGCCCAGCACATCGGATTGTGAAGGACGAGGCGGGGGATTGAGCGCTTCTATCTCCTCGTCCGTGAGGCCGTTTCGCCAAAAGCTTGTGCCGTCCACAGGCTGCGGCGGTTCTGGTTGCGGATCGTCGCTCTCTGGGTCATGCTCGGCCATGGCGGCCAGGTATTCGGAGTATGCGGCATTGAAGTCTGCCTCGGCCTCCCGGTAGCCTTCTATATCGAATATAGGTTGATATAGTCCATCCGGCATCGGTATGGCGACTGTGTAGCCTACGAGTATGGTTTCCGGTTCGGCTTGTTGAGCGTCGTCCTGTTCCGGCTTGGGAAATACTTCTTTCGGCTCAACCAGTTCACGCCGGTCAAAAATGCCCGTTACGGAGTCCGTAACGAGCATCGGTTCGATGTAGCGTCCGGATAGGTCGGTTATGATTGCTTCTTTCATAGTGCGTCCTCCTTCAACTATCAATTGGAAAAGATATTCCGTCCAAGAATAGACTACCATTTAATCCTTCCCCATAATACAAGTACACCTCTCCTGTTGGGTGTACACCAATCGAAATTAATGCGGTATTCTGAGCCCCTTGTGACGTGAAACTTACCTGCTTTACAAACCTTTTTGGCCTGTAGCCTGCAGGTAGTTTGAACAGCAACGTGCCCGAGGTTGCTGTTCCGCCTTTAACTCTTCCCCTAAACCTCACCAATTCGTTTTCTTTACGATATCCAGCCTCGAAGTGTGGGCCTAAGGATCCCCACCCACTCAGTAACGTTGGAGTAATCCACTGCGGAGGATTCATATCCTTCTCCGCCTTCTGATTCTCAACCACGCTCAACCGCCGCTGCACATCGCCTACACCCTGTACCAAGTCCGATACAGTCCCGCGCAGGTTCGCCGCCACGGTGCTGCTTATCGGAGCTGCAAGCGTTGGGTCGAGCATCGTATAGGTGATGTGGCAGACTGCGGTTGGGTCGTACTCGGCCCCTCCGTACATGTATAAGCGTTGCTTACCGTAAGCATAGGGATGATTTGCTTCGAAACTCCAGGAGGCATTGTCCAACAAGCTATTTTTATATATTCCCAGAAACTCACTAACTTTGTGTTTAACTTTGCTGCTCTCTTCTCCAGGATAAGTTGAATTTATTACGGTATTTCCGTTTATTGGGGAATGAAAAGGAATCACTTTCTCCCTTAGCACAATACCGCTGCCGACCTCGACCATGTTCGATCCTGCCGAGAATTTCGCCCCTAGTTCGTAATTCCGGACGGGTTCTACGGTAGGCTTCGCCTTTAGGTATTGGAGGCGGTATGGCTGCCAAGTCCGATTTAATTGATAATATGTCGTATTAGATGTGT
Proteins encoded in this region:
- a CDS encoding XkdW family protein, translated to MKEAIITDLSGRYIEPMLVTDSVTGIFDRRELVEPKEVFPKPEQDDAQQAEPETILVGYTVAIPMPDGLYQPIFDIEGYREAEADFNAAYSEYLAAMAEHDPESDDPQPEPPQPVDGTSFWRNGLTDEEIEALNPPPRPSQSDVLGQELTQMKIKNIKQQSVIDSLGAELAKAKLELIKLKGGQSA